tTTATGCAGCTTCTCAGGTCAGCCTCTTTccgaaacaggctgttttagctcctgtaactttgcaaatggggcgttcacctcaagttttggaactctgaccatgtttaacatagacatctgatattataacagtatataaatgacagaaactcACTAAAAGCATGTTGTGCCCCCTTTACATACTGCatatttctcttctctgtgcagttGGACCACATAATATATCAATTACTGGACCCTCAGCAGCTCCACCTGGCCAGAAAGTGATACTGCAGTGCACAGCAGCCTCGGTCCCACCAGCAaccttcagctggatgttgaACGGCAACGAGACACATGTTAATAGCTCCTTGTACATCATAGAGAGGTTGGGGGCAGAAAACATAGGAAATTACACCTGCACTGCCAGAAATATGGTGACCCTGCAGGAGAACTCCACAGTTTTGAACTTGAGAGGTAAGATTTCACTTTTGAAATTGGAAAGTGATGTATGTCTTCATTTGTCAATAACATATAATGGTCATTTTGTcactaatacattttaatgccaaGTGACATTTCAAGTGATGGTAATTGTTGTCTTATTTACTTCATGAAGCATCCTGCGCTGCTCCCTGCTGGTCGCTGTCAATGCTGGTGATCAGCTCAATGGGCCTGAGGTGGTTGATGTAGCTGATAATTAGCAGGAGGTGACAGgtgaatttaacaatttatgATACATATGCCCAATAACTCACATTCAAGCTcctttatcttttattattattattatcacatttatttaacatttgttCATGTTTATCTACAGATTCTTGCCTCTTTGCTGTGTTTAGGTTATGATGGTGGATCCTGTTTAAAATCAACCAAATGACAGATATGTAAATATCTGTGTCAAAAATTAGTTTTCCAAAGTAATAAATATAGCATTCACCTGTTCAAGGTAAAAGAAACCTGTTCCTTCACTGTACAGTAGATGTCAAACATCCCAGGCTTGTGTGATTATTTTGGAAGAAGCTGATTTTTAAATCCTTCAGATCAGCAGTCATGAGTACTACTTGGACACATGTTATGCTATCCTGGCTCAAAGGTAAATCTAATCATTGTGTGGATATGCATGTGGGCTCTTTGCATATGGTCCTTCTTAACAAACAGAGGGGAGCAGCAttgtatgttgtttatttataagGCTCTTCTGCAAAAACTGCCTAGTTACCTCTGCTCTCTGGTTacacttaaatacagtacttatAATGTTCAATCacaggacattttaacattagctGAACCTCATATTCACACTGAACTTAGAAAAGGTGGCTTCAAatactatgttttttttttactaagcTTTTcttaattgtgaaaaatgtataatgtatgtcTGTGAATTATTTGTCTATCTATctttacatacacatatacaaatatgGGGAGgaaaacactggaaaaataGTTTAATTGTTTTACATATTAGCCTAACACAAGCAATGCAAATTAacagattgtgtttttgttgtttgttttttttaactaattaTTAGTTGATTGTCAAACATGTTGTTTCAGTTCAAATTTGGTGTATCAAATTGGGGCCACTTGACAGCAAATTCCTGGGCTGCTTTTTGTTGCCAGTCCACCTCTGGTCACACTACTGTAGGTGTCCAGTCTTTTCCAGGAAGCTGTTGTTTAATCCAAACTTaacaaacttttacattttttaaatccacTGTTACTCATATTCAGTGAATTAATCTGGATGACAAAAAGTTCAGCAGTGTTGCTTCACCGTTGCATCACAGTTCAAATATTGTGACATCATCCCTGACTTTAGATTTTCTGcacttctgtttctcttcctgtttctgtctcaAATAATCAAACTGATCTGTAAATTCTTTGAAGTAatgttatgtaaatgtatgtcACAGTAGTGGAATGCACAAGAGCTTGTGTATTTGTGCAGGTTATTGTGTGCAGTCATACTGTGGCCTGACATACTATTTTGTTGGTATATAAActatgtaaatgtgtatgtgcaATATGTACAAAAttatctataaataaaaacacgGTTCACTCAATTATATATGATAATCCTGCCGAGGAAATGTATCAGTCCTATTTACAGTATGAAATACATTTGAACTGTTATACTATATATTCATTGATTCCTCTGCAACAAGTTCTCTAAACAGAATTATCCGATCATTATCTGATCAAAACTATTTGCATCACTAGGTACCACTAGAAgtaacagagaaaatgttttttgtgatcaGGGTAAATTAACACTTTTAGTTTCTGGTAGCATCTTCCCCTGTCCTCCTCTATAAACCAAAGTGTCATCCAGGGGTTTATTCAGTGTGAAAACCTTTGTACGGCAAAATTTTCCTGGTGAGCAATGTGTCATCTtagaattttttattttgtaatctGTATGAACTCGCCCTTTAAGTTTTACATGTAAAACCCATAAAGCCATGTCTTCCAAACTACCAGTGCACCATGGAGTTTATTTTGCAGCATTAAGCATAGATTTAAATGTTCTTTATCAATGCACCACCGTTTCCGTtaagaaaatatatttgcatgctTTGACTTGGAGGAATGCATAACAGGATGCAGAGCAGGTGTTATTCCTGTCTTGCCCTGTAGACCAGTAATTAACATGCAGGGAACAAGCCGAGTTTGACCAACTGAAACAGGCAGAGCTCTGCATCCCTGACCTGATTACCCTGTTCAACACCTGGCGTAAATTTTGCCAGGAACTCTGACTGGTGGAGATAACTATACATCATTTTTCTGAGATGCAGCTCCCTTCAGGAGGCTGCTCTTTTGTTTCTTAACACTGTTATCATCCAGCATCTTAACTAAAACTGTTGAGCATGCATGGCGAGCTTTGGATTGGCAGACTGAGTACATGTGGTGGTAAAACCTAAATCTATACCAAGTGTTGCAGCAGCTTTCTACTTTAGTCCTcagactgtgtgtctgttaacACAATGAACAAATTCTAATCCAATCATTATGACTGTCTTTAGCCAATAACACTGATTCAGGATAATTTATCACTGTAGATGAATAAAGTATCATCAAACCATCATCTGAAAATGTAACCCTGAAGCTGAGTATAaaatttttttcatcattatttacTGACAGTGAGGTTGATACCACAAAATTACTTgtcaaaaatgagaaaatgatttGAGTCTTGCAATAACAAGGTTTCTCTTTTGATAATAATATTGCTTGATTATTTgataataaagtatttttacttgtaatgcaCTACATCAAATCATGTAATTGCTGCTGCAAGGACTTGAGTATTTGATCCACCATAATAGAGAGATGTCAATATTTTTACCAGCCAGCAATGATGCAAAGCCTCTGATACTGATATAGTTTTAAATCCACCAACCATAACTCTACAGGTTTCATGCAACTCTATTTGTTTCTCAAACAGTTCTCATCACTGCTTTAGTGTTTCTGCAGAGCAgcggttctcaaactttttcacttcAAGAACccttaaactgacacaaattagaccacagaccccccaTTTGATTTGAATCTTGATTTGAAGATTTTGTCTGacaaaatgtttgcttttaaatgttttagtacagaaagtgtatgaaacacatgaccaaaatagtcatatattctgtcattgtgttacgtggaattacactgaaaataaatgattcccctttttgctggggaccccttGGAACCTCCTCAAGGACGCCTggtccccggaccccactttgagagcCACTGCTGTAGAGGACACCATCACCATTTGACCACATGAGgtcagtgtttctctgtggaTACCATTACACACCAATGAGCAGCAGTGAACGGTGCAGACTACTCATTGCTGAATTATCACAGACTTAAACACGCAATAAAGAAACCACTTTTGATTACGTTTGTATTCCAAGAAAAAGTGCTGCGAGATGGGAAAACACCTCCTGCCGTAGTTACGCAaaaatgttcctctttttctgGGCAAGTTATTTTAATTGACtgccatttgttttgtttcacagcTGTGATTCAGTAAGCAGTTTATAAATCTTGATTTTATCTAAGTTGAAGCTTGAGAATCCTACAGTGAGCggacaaaacacaacatcaaacacacattttacatgtacagtaggatCTGAGGCAGCTCGATCATTGTAACGTTGTGGCAAATATCGCGTGTGTTTGAGTCAGTGTTGGTGAGGTCCGAGTTGACACCAATCTGTATGTTCCTCTTTGGAAAtgctcatttttctgtttgccacATTTTTGAGACCTGTCGCCACATTGCAtgatttttcagtgttttcgacTGATCAGCTGGACGGATCTGCCTCTTTGTAACCTCGTAAGTTTCCTTAATGTTGACTTGAAAGCTGCTTTAACTTAACgtgaccagtggtggaagaagtactcagatcctttatttaagtactgcatttaaaatcttacctaagtaaaagtattaaGTAATATCAGCTAATACTCGTTTTGCAGAAAATCGGGCTGTGACAGATATATGATATAcatttaacaaagtacattattCATACTGATGAGTCTAAGCATAAGCAGCCTTATATTGTTGTAGCTGCTCCAGATGGAGCTCGTTTGAACTGCTTTATAAGGGTCATAAGATACATCTGAGGGATCTGGACTCTTGAGATGATAGATTgggaaggaaagaagaggaaacacagtTCTGCAACGTGTATTTGGATTAATTTTtcagaacttttctttaatctttgtgtttttgtgaaatattggagagttttacctctttggatctcaaactgttatttatttgaaaccatgtgaggTGAATAGTCTGTTTGGtggaactgcaaacaactcatgacaaagagacacaaatacgcactggttttatttttgttgttgtttttttgtaaggGCCCGCAAGACAAAATGTTTGGGAACCTCTGGTTTAATCTTAACAATGCAGTGTAATTTATAAGatcatcattatgttattttatgtaaaatttcaATCTGTAAGTAACGAGTAACTacagttgtcaaataaatgtagtggagaaaaaagtacagtatttccctctgacatatAGTGGAGTAGATGTATCAAGTAgcattaaatgaaaatactcaagtaaagtacgttaaaaatgtactgaagtccagtacttgagtaaatgttcttagttacattccaccagtGAATGTGACTGACTTTGTAACATTGGTTTACTGTAGTAACTTCCTCAATTGTTGTGCATTCATTCgtatatgtttattttgtccacaCCCTGTAGTTCTGCACAATGAAAATTTGCAGAAAATCACCTTACATACTGCTGAAGTTGATTCACATCACATTATTCCCAGGTAAGACAAAAAGCTTGTTCACAGTGCAAATGTACGTAGGTTGCTGTGTATGGAACATGTGGTGGTTGGCAATATTGTTATGAATCATTTAAATTGATGATTTTAGAGGTTTAGGTGTGAAATTTCTCTTTGACACAATCTATACACTTACAGACACGTTAGAGCCCAGTTCTATAATGACACACTGTTCCTCTATTACTGCAAATATATGTAGTGATGTGAAAAGTACATATGTTTAATCAGAGCTGTTAACTCCATATGTGCCtgaaataagataaaatgaGTTATTActataaagaaaatacaagagTCAGTCAAAGAGTGCAGTCAGAGTTTTACAAGACTGTACATTTCATTTCCATtcaatctgtctttctctttccctgTCACCATATTACCGTGGTGTTTGGCAGCTCTTGAGGCACAACAAGTCGAAACCTGGCATGAAGTGACTGGATACGTTGAGCGTGATGTCACCCTGCCATGCCCGTTCATCGAACGACCAGGcatacacattacacagtttGAGTGGGACTTCAACCCTCCAGAAGGAGAGAAAATCACCATTATTGTTTCTAGTACCCAATATGGAGTGGTTACTCATAACACTTATCTGAAGGAGAGAGTGGACCTTACAGGACAATCTCTgatcattaaaaatgtgaaaaagacaGATGCAGGGTCATACATCTGCAGTGTTTCAACCTTCCCCAATGGTGCATTTGAAGGAACCATCAAACTTTTTGTTCAAGGTGAGTATGTACAGTAACCTAATAGTAAAGTAATATAATCCAGTattaattttgattaattttagGGAAAaatgctggttgcagcttctcaaagtgaagatttgaagcttttctgtgtaatacatgacagttttgtatttttcactattattaattaataaagaaaataattggctgATTATtcgataaataaaataatgggtTATATAATTAGTTGCAACCCTACATATTTCTATACAATCTGCTGCCAAATTAAGATGATTTAAAGACAGTTTTCAAAATCGGTGTGTATCAGTATTGCAATTTGATGTTATAGTGGGTCAGAAACTTGGATCGGCATCTGAAACTGATTAGAAATTCAAAATTGAATTGATGCCGCCATGAGAAAAATATGTCAAGTGTTGTGTGATTAGACGATTGTaagatattttttcatttgaaatattcCTAAAAATGTCTGCACTGCACCAGTTATACTGAAAGGATAAATTCATCATTTATTGTacctaataaataaatacatcacgTCTGATTCTgatatacaataataaaaataaaagtccGTGAGGACAGATGCACACAGGGTTGATCACAGTCATGCTTCCTCTCCCAGAACAGATGCCGTTATCATCAGGAGTCATTGCTGCAGTAGTGATCGCCATCATGCTGCTGCTAGTGATCATGGCggccacagtttaccacatctCCatgagaaggtgtgtgtgtgtgtgtgtgtgtgtgatatgtatTTTGTGTGGGAGTGtagaaactgtaaaaaaaaaaaattaaaaaaaactcttcccAGAACCAAGAGCCTTATGTCACAAGACTAATCATCCATTTagtacacatttttaaaaataactaaatctACTCTGCTGACTCAGTGCTGAAGCTggactgaggaggaaaaaatatatatattcagttcACAGATGGGTTACATTTGAGGACATTTGTCATGTACATGAATTGTAATGGAATATCAAactattatttcatattttaatttgtgtattgaaccagacattttgaaattattCTCAAGTTTGTCCCATAAATTCACCCCTTTTACTAAAATACATTTAGGTTTCTAACTTGTCAcaacccttttttaaaaaaaaacatacacatttctTTAATTTGCTCACTCTTgttgcaaatatgttttgaatatTCAGTCCATCCAAGacgtaaaaagaaaaactgtcctTAATCGGTTCATTTTAACACAATGATTCAATCGTTTCAACAAATAACTGTTTGTATTCGAGATTTCAAGGATTTGGAAGAAAATTCAAAACATTCAGAAGTACTAATCATGGCACTTTTGTTTCCTGTACTCAGATGTAACTCTGTGGTCAGGAACCGTGTCTACATTGGTGAGGATGCATTGCACAAGTTTCTCTTCACCCTATTTccaaacagcagctgatttgTTTATACCCTTTGTTATGTGTTTCAGTTCCCTTATCTAATGCGTGTCTGTGTTTCAGATAAAGATGGTCCTGTGATTGATGTGGCCAGGCTATCAG
This sequence is a window from Thunnus thynnus chromosome 10, fThuThy2.1, whole genome shotgun sequence. Protein-coding genes within it:
- the LOC137191178 gene encoding uncharacterized protein, yielding MIFQCFRLISWTDLPLCNLFCTMKICRKSPYILLKLIHITLFPALEAQQVETWHEVTGYVERDVTLPCPFIERPGIHITQFEWDFNPPEGEKITIIVSSTQYGVVTHNTYLKERVDLTGQSLIIKNVKKTDAGSYICSVSTFPNGAFEGTIKLFVQEQMPLSSGVIAAVVIAIMLLLVIMAATVYHISMRRCNSVVRNRVYIDKDGPVIDVARLSVIRRDEDVVYSDIKFKSSREVTPLSNDKHTETMHADDVTYSEVVILCQQPK